In the Myxococcota bacterium genome, CTCGGTGCCGGATCGAGGAGCGTGTGGGAGAACCCCTGGGCGCTCGGCAGGGTCCCGAGGGCCGGGTCGTAGTCGATCTGCCAGCTCTGGGCAGACGCGGCCGCGGTCAGCCCGAGCACGGCCACACCGATCCGTGCCACCCCGAGGATCACCGCCCGCTGCCACCGGAGTTGCCTACCCTGCATGCGGGAACCGTAGGTGCGCGACGGGGCCGCAGAATGCTCAGACGCCGCTCAATCGGTGCTCATCCACCGCCCCGAAGCGCGAGCGCCGCTCCCGAACCCTCGCTGGAGAGCTCTCTTCGACATGGTCGACGCCGCGCGAAGCTTCATCGGACGAGGGGAAGAACTCTCCGCCCTCGCCGGAGCCGTCGAGCGCCTCGCGCGGGACGGAATCGGGGGCCTCTGCCTGATCGAGGGAGATCCCGGGATCGGGAAGACACGCCTCGCCCGGGAGCTCGCCGAGAGCCCGGAGGCGAGCGCGCTCCGGGTGGCCTGGGGGCGGGGCTGGGAGGCGGGCCGCGCGCCTTCCTAC is a window encoding:
- a CDS encoding ATP-binding protein, whose product is MVDAARSFIGRGEELSALAGAVERLARDGIGGLCLIEGDPGIGKTRLARELAESPEASALRVAWGRGWEAGRAPSY